Genomic DNA from Niabella ginsenosidivorans:
GGCTGCACACGCATTGTGTTGTTCAAAACTGACTAAATTTGACATAACTACTTTTTTAAGTATTAATTAAAAAAAGCAGGTTACAGCTCAAAGAGGTTCAATAAAAAAGCAATGTGCCAAACGGGAATGCTGCTGCAAACAGTATCACCAAACATTAATGCACCATTCTTTGAAGCAAGTGTCGACAGGAGGTACAAAACACTAATCGATACGACGGCTACGCTGCTGTAACCTGCTTCTTTCAAAGATACCACTTGTCATTACTCATTAATTTTGATCCCTAATTAACAAGTTGACATGACACTATAGGATAAAATTGACCTATGCAAGCTCTGGTTTTACAGGTTCAGACCTGCGAACGTATCCGACTCAATGTTTCCTGCGTAATGCCCAGATAGGAAGCAATCATGCCCAGCGGCACTCTTTGTATAAAGGAAGGATTGGTTTGCATTAATACCCGGTAGCGTTCCAGAGCCGTTGCAAAGTGCAGGTCATCAAATTTCTGCTGCAATTGTATCAGTCCAGCCGATACGAGCTTTCTGAAAAGTGTTTCAATGTCGTGATAGCTGTTGCAAAGCTTATCCAGGTCATTATAGTGGAGCGCGTACAATACAGCATCCTCTAAAAGCTCAATGCCGCGCCTGTCCGGCTTTCGCGTAATAAAACTGATAATAGAGCAGGCAAATGTATATTCATCACTGATCCAGTCTGTAATCGCTTTACCGTCTTTCAGATAATAGGTGCGCGTTAACCCGCTGTCAATAAAATAAGTAAAATTGCAAACGGTATCCGGCTTAACAAGTGTATACCCTTTGGGCAATACCTGTTTTCTCAGGTGCGCAGCCAGCTCCTGCCTGCTTTGTGCAGACAGGTGGGTATACTGAGAAACCGTTGAAAAGAAATTTTCCATATTGCCTCTATT
This window encodes:
- a CDS encoding Crp/Fnr family transcriptional regulator, whose translation is MENFFSTVSQYTHLSAQSRQELAAHLRKQVLPKGYTLVKPDTVCNFTYFIDSGLTRTYYLKDGKAITDWISDEYTFACSIISFITRKPDRRGIELLEDAVLYALHYNDLDKLCNSYHDIETLFRKLVSAGLIQLQQKFDDLHFATALERYRVLMQTNPSFIQRVPLGMIASYLGITQETLSRIRSQV